One Aegilops tauschii subsp. strangulata cultivar AL8/78 chromosome 2, Aet v6.0, whole genome shotgun sequence genomic window, TGGAGTTGCCTTTACCAGCAAACATCGTAGGCCAAGAACACTACAGAAACAAGGTTTTCGGTTGCATTGAGGAAGGCCCTACGGACATCATTGGCATATGTGGCATGGGAGGGTCAGGAAAAACTACTCTCCTTAAACAAATCAACAACTACTATAGCTCTGAAAGGCCTGTATTTGATCATGTCATGTTTATTGAAGTTGGCAAGCAGCTAAACTTGATGGCAGTTCAGCAGAGCATTGCATCTGGACTAGGACTGTTGTTAATAAATGATGGAGATGCAACACACAGAGCTAGAGCTATTTTCAACTTTTTAAAGGAAAGGAAATTCCTATTGCTGATTGATGATCTTTGGGACATGCTGGACCTAGTGAAAGTTGGTATACCGCATGGTTCAAAGTGTTGCCTTCCAAATAGTCAGATTGTACTGATCACAACACGATCTTTGGATGTGTGTGGTAGAATGCATATTTCTGAAAATGTTATACAGTTGAAATGCTTGGGTTCTGATCATTCGTGGCATCTGTTTAAAGAAATTGTTGGTGGAAGAAAGATGGAAGATGCTCAAATCAGGGGATGCGCCGAGAAGATTGCGGCAAAATGTGGTGGCCTTCCACTAGCAATTAAGATAACTGGGCAGGCTATGGCTTCCAAGGTAGCTTCAGAAGAACGGGAATACAATTTGATGTTAGTAGAAGATTCAGTTTTCCATGAGGTTTCTGGTTCAGATAACGAACTCTTTCCTATACTGAAAATTAGTTATGATAGCTTGCAAAGTGATGTGATCAGGATGTGCTTTCTACTGTTTGCGGGGATTGCCGCCAAAGACCCAGATGATGATTGggagactgttagtttagttcaTTGTTGGATGGGCCATGGACTGCTAGGCGAGGATGATGATATTGAAAGAACTTACTTGAGAGGATATTCTATTGTTGAAATTTTGAAAAGATCATTCTTGATTGGATCCTCTGACTGCGGGGAGAAACATGTGAAAATGCACCATGTTGTTCAAGATCTTGCCTTGTGGATTGTAGCGACAAAACAGACCGGGGCGCATAAAGAGAAGTGGCTAGTGGACCAAAGAGAACATACCCGAGCAGACGTTTGGAGCACCGCTGATAGAATTTTCCTCTGTGGTGGTGATATTAAGGCAATTCCTAGTTCTTGCAGCTGTGCTCACCTGTTAACATTAATACTAACAAACAATGAGCATATTTCTGAGTTCCCAGCTGGTTTTTTCTCTGCCATGAAATCACTCATTTATTTGGACCTTTCTGGAATACAGATCCAAGAAATACCATCAGAAATCGGAGCATTAACGAGCTTGCAGTTGCTTGATCTTTCTCGGACACCAATACATTCACTGCCAGTGGAGCTGGGACTGTTGGAAGATCTAAGGTATTTATATTTGGATTGTGCTTTAGGTGTCAGAAATATACCAGATGGTTTGCTATCCAGACTGAAGATGCTGAGGCTGTTAACTTTAAATCGGTGtcataatttgagaatcaattgCTCAGCAGGATATATCAAAGAACTCAAAAGTTTAACTATGCTAAGGGATATTAGTTTTACAGTACAAGATTCAGACTCCATGTGGAAGATCTATAACTTGCCCAGAGCCTTTGTAAGCGGCCTCTGCATTACAGCTCTTGAAGGCTTGCAATCTCTTCAGATATCACCACTGCTCCTTGCAAGTAGCAAGGCTAGATACATGAAAGCTCTGTCACTGGAACACATCAATCTTTTGGAGGAGATAGTGATAGGTCAGACAGATATAGACCCAGGTTGGTGCTTGCCAAGGCTAGAGACACTACTTCTATATAGTCTGCTAGCACTTCAGAGGGTTGAGTTTAAAGGTATTGAACCCAACACTTGCCTTTCAGGCCTCAGGAGTATATCCATCTCAGATTGCGGCAATCTGACATCGATCACATGGATCACATGGCTGCCTTGCCTTGAAAGTGTATATTTGGGTAACTGTGACTCGATAGTTGAGTTAGTGGCTAACAATGAAGAAGGTGTGCTATCTGCCACAAGCTCCTTCCCTCGACTCAAGTCCATGGCGTTACCTAATCTGAAGAACCTACATAGCATCTGTGATGGCAGAATCACCTTCCCATCGTTGATGCGCTTGCTCATTTATGGGTGCCCCATGCTAATGAAGCTGCCACAGAACTTAGTGGGCGTCGAGAGTTCACCGCTTATACTTGGCGAGCGAAAATGGTGGGAGAATTTAGAATGGGAGGATGCTAGCTCACAGTCCTCTCTCCTTCCTTTCTTCAGAGAAGTGCCTGCAGGCTTCAGAGGAAGTCAACCAGAAGTGTTCAGGGCTTTACGTGCTTAGCTATTTCAGTCAAAATCGTGATCATGAGCCCTTTCTGTTCTTTTGAGATGTTCTACATACTATCAGTTTGACACTGAAAGACAACATGCGTTATGCTGCTCCATATATTTGCTGTGCCATGTTTCGGACCATACTTGTATATGTCAATCACATGTCCTGCTTTTATAAGTAGGCTTGCAATCTCTTCAGACATCACCACTGCTCCTTACAAGTAGCAAGGCTAGACAGATGGAATCTCTGTCACTGGAAAACATCAATCTTCTGGAGGAGCTAGTGATAGGCCAGACCGATATAGACCCAGGTTGGTGCCTACCAAGGCTAGAATCACTGATATTATATAGTCTGCTAGCACTTCAGAGGGTTGAGTTTAAAGGTACCAGAAACAACACTTGCCTTTCAGGCCTCAGGGTTCTATCCATCTCAAATTGCGACAAGTTGATGTCGATCACATGGATCACATGGCTGCCTTGCCTTAAAAATGTATATTTGGGTGAGTGTGACTCGATAGTTGAGTTGGTGGCTAAAGATGAAGAACCTGTGTTGTCCCCCACAAGCTCCTTCCCTCGACTCAAGTTCATGGCGTTATCTAATCTAAAGAACCTATATGGAATCAGTGATAGCAGAATCACCTTCCCATCGGTGATGCGCTTGCTCGTTATGGTTGCCCCATGCTAATGAAGCTGCCACGGAGCTTAGTGGGCGTCGAGAGCTCACCACTGATACTTGGCGAGCAAAAATGGTGGGAAAGTTTAGAATGGGAGGATGCTAGCTCACAGTCCTCTCTCCTTCCTTTCTTCAGAGAATTGCCTGCAGTCTTCAGAGGAAGTCGGCAAGAAGTGTTCAGGGCTATACATGCTTAGTTCTTTCAGTCAAAATCAAGACGTTGATACTGAGCCCTtccccttttttcctttttcttttttcttgtgAGATGTTCTGCAGATCAATTTGACACTGAAAGACAAGATGCCTTCTGCTGCTCCATATAATCGGTGTACCATGTTTCGTTCCatacttgtactccctccgtttggaATTACTTATCGcaaaaatgaatgtatctagacgtattttagttctagatacatccatttccgagacaagtaattccgaacggagggagtatatgtcaATTACATGTCCTGCTTTTATTTTTCTTTCGAGATAAAACAGAGGTTTGGTTTTGGTACATATCTAGATTGCAAAGCTGAGTGACACCTTAAAAAAAAGAGTGGCATAACTTCACAAAGTATAGAAAAATATAAAGAGAAAGGAGTATTTATGTTCTTGGTCTGACGTGAACACTGAACTACAATCTTACATCGAATGCGAAACAATTTAATCTGAACCTTATCCCGGTTAAGTTATGTTTAGGTGGACCTAGGTCCACGGCCACGGGCTCCCATGGCCTTTTCCACTGGATTCCCTAGAGATTTTTCTAAGAAAAAAAGCTTTAGCCCGGCTTTAAACCAATGATGGCCTGAAACGGCGGAAGATATGTAGCGTTGAACCAGCTTACAGCTGTTCagaaccacacacacacacactgacaCACACAGAAAGAATATTATCAAAATGTTCTTTAGGGAAAGTTGTGGCTACACCCGGGTGCATTGCACCCATGATGAAAAGTTAAATAGAAAAAGATAGCAAGATCTTGGATGAAACTATAGGGGGACTATATTAGCAAATTGACCAACTATATTATCAAAATGAGCTGCCTGTGCAAAGCAGAATGGCTTCCCCTTTTGGTTGAGGGACTGTGCTAAATTACTTCGTAAGTAGTATAGGGCCTAGGCATCTTGCAATCTCAGCAGACAAAAACAATTAAGCTCTGGAATGGCTCATGGTCTCTGGCAGATCTCAAGACTTTATACCCCTATTTGCTAACCTTCGCTAAATCTGCAAACATTTCAGTTAGTGATGCAGTGGAGCGAGATGTCATAACTGACCTTTTTCACTTACCTCTGTCGGCGGAAGCCTATGAAGAATCTCAGCAGTCTGCTCATGGCAAGGCGTTCGAGATGGATCTCCTCCTCTGTGCCCTCGTAGAGGCGCTGCATATTTTATATTTGCATCTCCACAAAAAAGAACATTCATGTATATTAAATAAATATCAATGAATTTCATAAAAAACATTCATGTATTTCTACAAAAAATGTACATAAATATTCATGTGTTGCAAAAAAAAAGGT contains:
- the LOC109764962 gene encoding probable disease resistance protein At1g61300 — encoded protein: MAQNGILAPVLTLLVNELWKPIKKHVGYCLKPETNVSNLTKAVDELRNSIYTIEETIQLGEREGKRPKVQVTKWTESARSIEAEACNISNKYEARTIHIFGCSWSCWSNYKISKSAAKVTGDIEDINKRSLQKDDILSLLPPVGLELPLPANIVGQEHYRNKVFGCIEEGPTDIIGICGMGGSGKTTLLKQINNYYSSERPVFDHVMFIEVGKQLNLMAVQQSIASGLGLLLINDGDATHRARAIFNFLKERKFLLLIDDLWDMLDLVKVGIPHGSKCCLPNSQIVLITTRSLDVCGRMHISENVIQLKCLGSDHSWHLFKEIVGGRKMEDAQIRGCAEKIAAKCGGLPLAIKITGQAMASKVASEEREYNLMLVEDSVFHEVSGSDNELFPILKISYDSLQSDVIRMCFLLFAGIAAKDPDDDWETVSLVHCWMGHGLLGEDDDIERTYLRGYSIVEILKRSFLIGSSDCGEKHVKMHHVVQDLALWIVATKQTGAHKEKWLVDQREHTRADVWSTADRIFLCGGDIKAIPSSCSCAHLLTLILTNNEHISEFPAGFFSAMKSLIYLDLSGIQIQEIPSEIGALTSLQLLDLSRTPIHSLPVELGLLEDLRYLYLDCALGVRNIPDGLLSRLKMLRLLTLNRCHNLRINCSAGYIKELKSLTMLRDISFTVQDSDSMWKIYNLPRAFVSGLCITALEGLQSLQISPLLLASSKARYMKALSLEHINLLEEIVIGQTDIDPGWCLPRLETLLLYSLLALQRVEFKGIEPNTCLSGLRSISISDCGNLTSITWITWLPCLESVYLGNCDSIVELVANNEEGVLSATSSFPRLKSMALPNLKNLHSICDGRITFPSLMRLLIYGCPMLMKLPQNLVGVESSPLILGERKWWENLEWEDASSQSSLLPFFREVPAGFRGSQPEVFRALRA